Proteins co-encoded in one Aerococcaceae bacterium DSM 111021 genomic window:
- a CDS encoding copper homeostasis protein CutC: MIREFCAENFTNIPKAIAAGANRIELCDNLAVGGTTPSYGVIQTTIEYASQHDTEVVVMIRPRGGDFKYTKEEVLTMCRDILALKYTGIKGVVFGAVRDGWIDEEVMNELLKAAKPFEVTYHMAFDEIKKSLQNDAINWLAERGVMRILTHGGQEGSTIEENLPYLLKLVEYSGQRITILPGGGITYENSQTIADALSVTELHGTRIVKI; this comes from the coding sequence ATGATCAGAGAGTTTTGTGCTGAAAATTTTACGAATATTCCTAAAGCAATTGCTGCTGGGGCAAATCGGATTGAACTTTGCGATAATTTGGCTGTAGGAGGGACGACACCATCATATGGTGTAATCCAAACTACTATTGAATATGCTAGTCAACATGATACTGAAGTAGTGGTCATGATTCGTCCAAGGGGTGGCGACTTTAAGTACACTAAAGAAGAAGTATTAACAATGTGTCGTGATATCTTAGCACTTAAATATACCGGAATTAAAGGTGTTGTCTTTGGAGCGGTTCGCGATGGATGGATTGATGAAGAAGTTATGAATGAACTGCTTAAGGCAGCTAAACCATTTGAAGTAACCTATCATATGGCTTTTGATGAAATTAAAAAGTCATTACAAAATGACGCGATAAATTGGCTTGCAGAGCGTGGAGTCATGAGAATACTGACTCATGGTGGACAAGAAGGGTCGACAATTGAAGAAAATTTACCATATCTCTTAAAATTAGTTGAATATAGCGGACAGCGAATCACAATATTGCCTGGCGGAGGGATTACTTATGAGAATAGTCAAACCATTGCAGACGCTTTATCAGTGACAGAATTACATGGTACAAGGATTGTAAAAATTTAA
- a CDS encoding N-acetyltransferase family protein — translation MIIRMVEQKDYKNIWNIYRQYIETPITFEHKMPTPEEFETRLESIIQNYACIVCEVDDEILGYAYAHRFAERAGYNWTAELSVYTDSKAKGLGGGRQLYEKLLELCKLQGIHTVYGLVTENNSASENLHEKLGFRLAGVFRNVGFKEGRWLSCSYYEKDLASYNDKPNPMKSISDIKKDDIKELLSK, via the coding sequence TTGATTATTAGAATGGTGGAACAAAAAGATTATAAAAACATTTGGAATATATACAGACAATACATAGAGACACCAATAACGTTTGAACACAAGATGCCAACACCTGAGGAGTTTGAAACTCGTTTGGAAAGCATTATACAAAATTACGCATGTATTGTTTGTGAAGTTGATGATGAGATATTAGGTTACGCATATGCACACCGATTTGCTGAAAGAGCAGGATATAATTGGACAGCGGAGTTGAGCGTCTATACTGATTCTAAAGCAAAAGGTTTAGGGGGAGGGCGTCAGTTGTATGAAAAGTTGCTTGAACTTTGTAAGTTACAAGGTATTCATACAGTGTACGGTCTTGTAACAGAAAACAATAGTGCAAGCGAAAACCTTCATGAAAAATTAGGCTTTAGATTGGCTGGAGTCTTTCGTAATGTTGGGTTTAAGGAAGGTCGTTGGTTATCATGTTCATACTACGAAAAAGACCTCGCTTCCTACAATGATAAACCAAATCCAATGAAATCAATTTCAGACATTAAAAAAGACGATATAAAAGAGCTTTTATCTAAATAA
- a CDS encoding kinase/pyrophosphorylase, giving the protein MQEENYQTIYVISDSVGETAIRVTNAALAQFPTLNEMSVKRFPFINTLDELSEILGDAAKHEATVIATLVNEELHQFAQEFTNKEDMYYFNPIHGLIQHIATLTGKNPSEQSGSLHQLDDQYFRRIQAIEFAVKYDDGQNRRGFKLADIVILGVSRSSKTPLSMYLANKGYKVANLPIFPEANIPKEIYDVPSGRIFGLAASPKYISDIRKERVKFLGLDEKATYSNIERVKTELMFANDLFNKIGAHIISVENQSIEEMAEHVIQEFKKHQIDLDDK; this is encoded by the coding sequence ATGCAAGAAGAAAATTACCAAACAATTTATGTTATATCAGATTCTGTAGGTGAAACAGCTATTCGAGTGACAAATGCTGCTCTTGCACAGTTTCCAACATTGAATGAAATGAGCGTTAAACGATTTCCGTTTATTAATACCTTAGATGAATTATCAGAAATTTTAGGAGATGCGGCAAAGCATGAGGCGACAGTCATCGCGACATTGGTTAATGAAGAATTACATCAATTCGCACAAGAATTTACAAATAAAGAAGATATGTATTATTTTAACCCAATTCATGGATTGATTCAGCATATCGCAACTTTAACTGGTAAAAACCCATCGGAACAAAGTGGTAGTTTACATCAACTTGATGATCAATATTTCAGACGAATTCAAGCAATAGAATTCGCAGTAAAGTATGATGATGGACAAAACAGACGAGGGTTTAAGTTAGCAGATATTGTTATTCTTGGTGTATCACGTTCATCAAAGACACCATTAAGTATGTATTTAGCGAATAAAGGATATAAAGTAGCTAATTTGCCAATTTTTCCTGAAGCGAATATTCCTAAAGAAATATATGATGTGCCAAGTGGAAGAATATTTGGTTTAGCGGCTTCACCTAAGTATATTAGTGATATCCGAAAAGAACGAGTAAAGTTTCTTGGATTAGATGAGAAAGCAACGTATTCAAATATTGAGAGGGTAAAAACAGAATTAATGTTCGCCAATGATTTGTTTAACAAAATTGGCGCTCATATTATTAGCGTAGAAAATCAATCGATTGAAGAAATGGCTGAACATGTTATTCAAGAATTTAAGAAACATCAAATTGACTTAGATGATAAGTAA
- a CDS encoding helix-turn-helix transcriptional regulator, protein MNFTSRQQQIVEIVKENEPVSGDIIAEKIGLAKSTLRSDLAVLTMTGVLDARPKVGYIYSGLEPQSLLFEHFNRYKVSDVMIQPVIVYPDTMVNDAITSLFMYNVGSLYVVESESKALIGVVSRKDLLRSLIAGQADKTAVAIVMTRMPNIIAVTPEMTVLKAAQLISKHQIDSLPVISSDNQVIGKMSKTNIVDLLVELSSGEDS, encoded by the coding sequence ATGAATTTCACATCACGGCAACAACAAATAGTTGAAATTGTTAAAGAGAACGAGCCAGTTAGTGGTGACATTATTGCTGAGAAGATAGGCTTAGCTAAGTCAACATTAAGAAGTGATTTAGCTGTCTTAACAATGACGGGTGTTCTAGATGCAAGACCAAAAGTAGGCTATATATATTCGGGCTTAGAACCTCAATCACTCTTATTTGAGCATTTTAATCGATATAAAGTTTCTGATGTGATGATTCAACCTGTCATTGTCTATCCAGATACAATGGTGAATGATGCGATTACGTCTTTGTTTATGTACAATGTCGGCTCATTATATGTTGTTGAATCAGAGTCTAAAGCTTTAATTGGTGTCGTATCAAGAAAAGATTTATTGCGAAGTTTAATAGCTGGCCAGGCTGACAAGACTGCTGTGGCAATTGTTATGACACGAATGCCTAACATAATTGCTGTAACGCCAGAGATGACAGTGTTAAAAGCAGCCCAGTTAATTTCAAAGCACCAAATTGACTCATTACCCGTTATTAGTTCTGATAATCAAGTAATAGGTAAAATGTCTAAGACAAATATCGTAGATTTATTAGTAGAATTGAGTTCGGGGGAGGATTCTTAA
- a CDS encoding pyruvate, phosphate dikinase translates to MMKHVYAFNEGRLDMKELLGGKGSNLAEMTRLGLPVPDGFVITTEACMDFLKLGEQLNDALQAQINAALVQLEKSTEKAFDQANNLLLVSVRSGATISMPGMMDTILNVGLNDANVERFSEMTQDTRFALDCYRRLLQMYGNVVYGIDMVHFDNILNDVKIAKRYSNDSELTAEDLKNIITKYKQVYLDLCDKPFPQDVKEQIVGAVEAVFKSWNNDRAKVYRRLNNIPDSIGTAVTIQEMVFGNKNEQSGTGVLFTRNPSTGENELYGEFLLKAQGEDVVAGIRTPIAINRLKETMPQLYDELLTMTNKLEQHYKDMQDVEFTIEDEKLYLLQTRNGKRVAKSAFKIAVDFVNEGVLTKEEALLTIDPESINQLLHPTFDTKGLSKAELITDNGLPASPGAATGHVVFDAQTAKEWTALGKPVILVRHETSPEDIEGMSVSEAIVTNHGGMTSHAAVVARGMGKCCVAGCDVLEINEESRKVRYPGGSLDEGDIISVNGDTGSIYVGAIETTNSDLDENYQTVMRWANEVARVQVRMNAETPLDIKTGLDFGATGIGLVRTEHMFFQPEPLSEIRRFILSNSDKDRKNALEAILVHQQRDFKQIFELIQDKPTVIRLLDMPLHEFLPNSDQDIELVSQQQNMAIEDISQRLISLNELNPMLGHRGCRLAMTFPGLYLMQAEAIILAAIELYNKGIAVKPEIMIPLVSTEREIAFLKEIIQERIESLLDQMDVQIAYTIGTMIETPRASLIADQIAQHSDFCSFGTNDMTQMTFGYSRDDAGKFLNQYVNEGVLAYDPFQRVDEDGVGELLKIAIEKIHEVNPEMKLGICGEHGGNPKSVELFDSLGFDYVSCSPYRIPIAQLAAAQSAIKLAQ, encoded by the coding sequence ATGATGAAACATGTATACGCTTTTAATGAAGGTCGATTAGATATGAAAGAATTACTAGGTGGTAAAGGAAGCAACTTAGCTGAGATGACACGATTAGGTCTACCAGTACCGGATGGTTTTGTTATTACGACAGAAGCGTGTATGGATTTTTTAAAACTTGGAGAACAGTTAAATGATGCACTTCAAGCGCAGATTAATGCTGCACTCGTTCAATTAGAAAAATCGACTGAAAAAGCATTTGACCAAGCAAATAATTTACTTCTCGTTTCAGTAAGAAGTGGTGCAACAATCTCAATGCCCGGGATGATGGATACGATATTGAATGTGGGCTTAAATGATGCGAATGTGGAGCGTTTCTCTGAGATGACTCAAGACACACGATTTGCTTTAGATTGTTATCGCCGTCTTTTACAAATGTACGGGAATGTTGTTTATGGAATTGATATGGTTCATTTCGATAATATCCTAAATGATGTAAAAATAGCTAAACGCTACAGCAATGATTCAGAATTAACAGCAGAAGATTTAAAAAATATTATTACAAAATATAAACAAGTATACTTAGATTTATGTGACAAACCTTTTCCACAAGATGTAAAAGAACAAATAGTGGGTGCTGTTGAAGCTGTCTTTAAATCATGGAATAATGACCGAGCGAAAGTATACCGTCGTTTAAATAATATACCAGATTCAATTGGGACTGCAGTTACAATCCAAGAAATGGTTTTCGGTAATAAAAATGAACAAAGCGGGACAGGGGTACTTTTTACAAGAAATCCATCAACTGGAGAAAATGAATTATATGGTGAATTCTTACTTAAGGCACAAGGTGAGGACGTCGTAGCAGGAATTCGCACACCCATCGCAATTAATCGATTAAAAGAAACGATGCCACAACTCTACGATGAATTATTAACAATGACAAACAAGTTAGAACAACACTATAAAGATATGCAAGATGTTGAATTTACGATAGAAGATGAGAAACTATATTTACTACAGACACGTAATGGTAAACGAGTAGCTAAATCAGCGTTTAAAATTGCAGTGGATTTTGTCAACGAAGGTGTTTTAACGAAAGAGGAAGCATTATTAACGATTGACCCAGAATCAATCAACCAACTTCTTCATCCGACCTTTGACACTAAAGGATTAAGTAAAGCAGAATTGATTACTGACAACGGCCTACCTGCAAGTCCAGGAGCAGCCACAGGGCATGTCGTTTTTGATGCTCAAACCGCTAAAGAATGGACGGCTTTAGGTAAACCAGTTATTCTTGTGCGCCATGAAACGTCACCTGAAGATATTGAAGGGATGAGCGTCAGTGAAGCAATTGTTACCAATCATGGTGGAATGACTTCGCATGCTGCTGTAGTGGCACGTGGTATGGGGAAATGTTGTGTAGCTGGATGTGATGTATTAGAGATTAATGAAGAAAGTAGAAAAGTACGTTACCCTGGAGGAAGTTTAGATGAGGGTGACATCATTTCGGTTAATGGTGATACGGGATCGATTTATGTAGGAGCTATCGAGACGACAAATTCTGATTTAGACGAGAATTATCAGACAGTCATGAGATGGGCAAATGAAGTTGCTAGGGTACAAGTGCGAATGAATGCTGAGACACCTTTAGATATTAAAACAGGTTTAGATTTTGGCGCGACAGGTATTGGCTTAGTTAGAACAGAGCACATGTTCTTCCAACCAGAGCCACTAAGTGAAATTCGTCGATTCATCTTATCAAATAGTGATAAAGACCGGAAGAATGCACTCGAAGCTATATTAGTCCATCAGCAAAGGGACTTTAAGCAAATCTTTGAATTGATTCAAGACAAACCAACGGTAATTCGACTATTAGATATGCCTTTACATGAATTCTTACCGAATTCAGACCAAGATATTGAATTGGTTTCGCAACAACAAAATATGGCAATTGAAGACATATCACAAAGATTAATAAGCCTTAATGAATTGAATCCAATGCTTGGACACCGTGGATGTCGTTTAGCCATGACTTTCCCAGGTCTATATTTAATGCAAGCCGAAGCAATCATATTAGCTGCGATTGAATTATATAATAAAGGTATAGCCGTGAAGCCAGAAATTATGATACCATTAGTGAGTACAGAACGTGAAATTGCTTTCTTAAAAGAAATAATTCAAGAACGAATTGAGTCGCTATTAGATCAAATGGATGTTCAGATTGCTTATACAATAGGTACAATGATTGAAACACCACGTGCGAGTTTAATCGCAGATCAAATCGCTCAGCACAGTGACTTCTGTAGCTTTGGAACGAATGATATGACTCAAATGACATTCGGCTATTCACGTGATGATGCAGGGAAATTCTTAAATCAATACGTTAATGAAGGTGTTCTAGCTTATGACCCGTTCCAACGCGTTGATGAGGATGGGGTAGGAGAATTACTTAAAATAGCCATCGAAAAGATACATGAAGTGAATCCTGAGATGAAGTTAGGAATATGTGGAGAGCATGGAGGCAATCCAAAATCAGTTGAATTATTCGATTCTTTAGGGTTTGATTATGTATCATGCTCACCGTACCGAATCCCAATCGCTCAACTGGCAGCAGCACAAAGTGCGATAAAATTAGCGCAATAA
- a CDS encoding MurR/RpiR family transcriptional regulator translates to MNETNIIGLIKSIKDSLPKAEKKIAQAIIDAPEDTIYLSAKQLGEKAGASAPTVVRFCRRLDVDGFTQLKLMISSELSKLKEPGYSDISEDENFYEIKEKLLGNAHQSLVDTSSLIKEEEVKASIQQIEEADVIYVYGVGSSHLVAENFAQKWRRIGKICIVEKDAHVMITIITGNTKKALFVGISNSGETNEIIKLMQLANKVGCQTMSITQFGKNSVSEEADVSIRHVRANEQLYRSAATASLHVQFYVVDILFHTYATKHYEVALDKILSSRKATKEYNQ, encoded by the coding sequence TTGAATGAGACGAATATTATTGGTTTGATTAAATCTATCAAGGACAGTTTACCCAAGGCTGAAAAGAAGATTGCTCAAGCAATTATTGACGCCCCAGAAGATACCATCTATCTATCTGCCAAGCAATTAGGAGAAAAGGCGGGAGCGAGTGCTCCTACAGTTGTTCGTTTTTGTAGACGGTTGGATGTGGATGGGTTCACACAGTTGAAATTAATGATTTCGAGTGAATTATCTAAACTAAAAGAACCAGGCTATTCAGACATTAGTGAAGATGAAAATTTTTACGAAATTAAAGAGAAATTATTGGGTAATGCACACCAATCTCTAGTAGATACCTCGTCGTTAATTAAAGAAGAAGAGGTAAAAGCTTCAATCCAACAGATTGAAGAAGCAGATGTTATCTATGTATATGGAGTTGGATCATCTCATTTAGTTGCTGAAAACTTTGCCCAGAAATGGCGACGTATCGGCAAAATTTGTATTGTTGAAAAGGATGCACACGTTATGATTACAATAATAACGGGTAATACGAAGAAAGCACTGTTTGTTGGTATATCCAATTCAGGCGAAACGAATGAAATCATAAAACTTATGCAGCTTGCCAATAAAGTAGGTTGCCAAACAATGTCAATTACTCAGTTCGGGAAAAATAGTGTCTCTGAAGAAGCAGATGTTTCAATTCGTCATGTGAGAGCGAATGAACAATTATATCGTAGCGCAGCCACAGCATCATTGCATGTGCAATTCTACGTTGTAGATATTTTGTTCCATACTTACGCGACAAAGCATTACGAAGTTGCGCTCGATAAAATCTTATCATCACGAAAAGCAACGAAAGAATACAATCAATAG
- a CDS encoding DUF871 domain-containing protein, with translation MRKLGISIYPEKDDSQRIKEYIKKASESGFSRIFSCLLSADGDKNEIVAEFIDVNSYAKELGFEVIVDVAPRIFEKLEISYADLSFFKEIGADGLRLDMGFTGSEEALMTYNEHDLLIEINMSNNVHTIDTIMDYQPNQYNLIACHNFYPHRYSALGIEFFKACTERFTQHGLRTAAFITSQNENTYGPWPVTDGLPTLEIHRELPLDVQLKHYITLNLVDDIIISNCFPTVEELNNVSKLDLKMPTFNVDPIEGLPETETAILFNTLHFNRGDVSENMIRSTQSRVKYKGHQFDVFNTPEVIRRGDVVIESSEYGHYAGELQIALKDMKNSGKSNVVGKVREEEVFILDDIKPWQKFKLQANR, from the coding sequence ATGAGAAAATTAGGTATATCAATTTACCCAGAAAAAGATGATAGTCAACGAATTAAAGAGTATATCAAAAAAGCTTCAGAAAGTGGTTTTTCACGCATATTCTCGTGTCTTTTATCAGCAGACGGAGACAAAAACGAAATAGTTGCTGAGTTTATCGATGTAAATAGTTACGCAAAAGAATTAGGCTTTGAAGTTATTGTTGACGTTGCCCCACGTATTTTCGAAAAGCTTGAAATTAGTTATGCTGATTTATCATTCTTTAAAGAAATCGGTGCAGATGGTCTTCGTTTAGATATGGGGTTCACTGGAAGTGAAGAAGCACTTATGACTTATAACGAACACGATTTACTTATTGAGATTAATATGAGTAACAATGTTCATACGATCGATACCATAATGGATTACCAACCTAATCAATATAATTTGATTGCATGTCACAACTTTTACCCACATCGTTATAGTGCACTTGGAATAGAATTTTTTAAAGCTTGTACAGAGCGTTTTACTCAACATGGGCTAAGGACTGCAGCTTTTATCACGAGTCAGAATGAAAATACATATGGACCTTGGCCAGTGACGGATGGTCTTCCAACATTAGAAATTCATCGTGAACTGCCGTTAGATGTTCAATTAAAACACTACATTACTTTAAACCTAGTAGATGATATAATAATATCAAATTGCTTCCCAACCGTTGAAGAATTAAATAATGTCAGCAAGCTTGACTTAAAAATGCCAACATTCAATGTTGATCCGATTGAAGGACTGCCTGAAACGGAGACAGCTATTTTATTTAATACTTTACACTTTAATCGTGGAGATGTAAGTGAGAACATGATTCGTTCAACGCAAAGCCGAGTGAAATATAAAGGACATCAATTTGATGTCTTTAATACACCAGAAGTCATCAGACGAGGTGATGTTGTCATTGAAAGTAGTGAGTATGGTCATTATGCTGGTGAATTACAGATTGCATTAAAAGATATGAAGAACAGTGGAAAGAGTAATGTTGTTGGCAAAGTAAGAGAAGAAGAAGTATTTATATTAGATGATATTAAGCCTTGGCAAAAATTTAAACTGCAGGCTAATCGATAA
- a CDS encoding NADH-dependent flavin oxidoreductase yields MSYQINQKYAPLFKSLRFPNGIEIANRFSLNPLTTNASSLEGYVTEEETLYAERRSLSAPLQITTATYIEDYAQLFEFGPSVRDDSYIYGLSKWAAAMKKDGAKAILQLTHAGRFAKITLQDYGIVYGPSHMSLNTPVVHEVLPMSKRKINHVIQQYVEATRRAIKAGFDGVEISNAQRLLPQQFFSPFSNERDDEYGPQSLENRSRFGIEVMKAVQGAIDESGAENFILGFRGTPEETRGSEIGYTVDEFNQYFDWLMEVSDIQYYAIASWGRDIYKATARAGKHEGELVNKAVYDHVNGRVPVIATGGVNSPDKALEALENADMIGMSSVFVTEPDFVQKLEKGKEADINLGFTLEELPDLAIPHRAFKDLVEFMDFGGSLPQETRDELRKLTEQDKSSYFKEFK; encoded by the coding sequence ATGTCTTACCAAATTAATCAGAAATATGCTCCGCTTTTCAAGTCCCTTCGTTTTCCAAATGGTATTGAAATCGCGAATCGTTTTTCATTAAACCCGCTAACTACTAATGCTTCTTCTCTTGAAGGTTATGTTACTGAAGAAGAGACTTTATATGCTGAAAGACGTAGCTTATCTGCACCTCTTCAAATTACAACTGCCACATATATTGAAGATTATGCTCAACTCTTCGAATTTGGACCGAGTGTTCGTGATGATAGTTATATCTACGGCTTATCAAAATGGGCCGCAGCAATGAAAAAAGATGGCGCGAAAGCAATTTTACAATTAACTCATGCGGGCCGTTTTGCCAAAATCACATTACAAGACTATGGTATTGTTTACGGGCCAAGTCATATGAGTTTGAATACTCCAGTTGTTCACGAAGTACTACCGATGTCTAAACGAAAAATTAATCATGTTATTCAACAATATGTAGAAGCTACACGACGTGCGATTAAAGCCGGTTTTGATGGAGTTGAAATTTCTAATGCTCAACGATTATTACCGCAACAATTCTTCTCGCCTTTCTCTAATGAGCGTGATGATGAATACGGCCCACAATCATTGGAAAATCGATCTCGTTTTGGTATCGAAGTAATGAAAGCTGTTCAAGGTGCGATTGATGAATCTGGTGCAGAAAACTTTATACTAGGTTTTCGCGGTACGCCTGAAGAAACTCGTGGATCTGAAATTGGCTATACAGTTGATGAATTTAATCAATACTTTGATTGGTTAATGGAAGTTTCGGATATTCAATATTACGCCATCGCTAGCTGGGGACGTGATATATATAAAGCCACTGCTCGAGCTGGAAAACATGAAGGTGAACTAGTTAATAAAGCAGTATATGATCATGTAAACGGCCGTGTTCCAGTCATTGCGACGGGTGGCGTTAATAGCCCTGATAAAGCGTTAGAAGCTCTAGAGAATGCTGATATGATTGGTATGTCGTCTGTATTTGTTACAGAACCAGACTTTGTCCAAAAACTTGAAAAAGGTAAAGAAGCAGACATCAATCTTGGTTTCACACTTGAAGAATTACCTGATTTAGCTATTCCCCATCGTGCTTTTAAAGATTTAGTGGAATTTATGGACTTTGGTGGATCACTCCCCCAAGAAACACGCGATGAACTTCGTAAACTGACTGAACAGGATAAATCAAGTTACTTTAAAGAATTTAAATAG
- a CDS encoding ABC transporter ATP-binding protein/permease has translation MLELKNLKKIYEVGDTVTKALDGVSVSFRQKEFVAILGPSGSGKTTFLNVVGGLDRYDSGDMIINGQSTKLFKDTDWDAYRNNSIGFVFQSYNLISHLGITDNVELGMTLSGVSKEEKRKKAEDALIRVGLGEHLNKKPNQLSGGQMQRVAIARALANDPDILLCDEPTGALDSDTGVQIMELIEELSHEKLVIMVTHNPELAENYANRIIEFSDGQIVNDSNAYDNTVAADKLNLKRTKMSYFTALSLSFKNIWTKKGRTFLTAFASSIGIIGIAIVLSLSNGFQKQIDQTQAETLAQFPITISQIAQDTSTENLSGMENTEVTFPDTNEVIVDVDAREALQHINPIDEDFIEHVENIDPELSQHINYARSTKLNLMREIDGEPQMVQFSNVNPDNQATGEMMSMMSNMTGVGVSTFPHSLDEDQNTFLQDNYDVLEGSYPENENDVVLIVDGRNQANLHGLNNLGFEVSEGDTIPFEDIVGTEVSLIYNDAYFQELPTGNFVPNQDLEDVYNNENNETITVTGVLRIKEDSPMDLLAPGIAYSDLLAQKVVSQNQESEIVQAQEESDVNVMTNETLEGDSKDQFMTYLGASEIPNTIMIYPNNFEAKDQVLTYLDEFNEGKESEDKIIYSDLAGTMTELTGGLMDAITYVLIAFAAISLITSMIMISIITYTSVLERTKEIGVLKALGARKKDITRVFDAETLILGVFSGVIGVAVAYLATLPINTIIESLTGLTNVAQLDPMHAMALIIISTILTVLGGHIPARMAAQKDAAIALRAD, from the coding sequence ATGCTTGAGTTGAAAAATCTCAAAAAAATATATGAAGTTGGAGATACGGTCACGAAAGCTTTAGACGGTGTATCAGTTTCATTTCGTCAGAAAGAATTTGTAGCAATTCTTGGGCCAAGTGGTTCAGGAAAGACGACATTCTTAAACGTTGTAGGTGGTCTGGATCGTTATGACAGTGGGGACATGATTATTAATGGCCAATCAACTAAATTATTTAAAGATACAGATTGGGATGCCTATCGAAATAATTCAATCGGATTTGTATTCCAAAGCTACAACTTAATCAGTCACTTAGGAATTACTGATAACGTGGAATTGGGTATGACTTTGAGTGGTGTCTCTAAAGAAGAAAAAAGAAAAAAGGCAGAAGATGCGCTGATACGAGTTGGTTTAGGCGAACATTTAAATAAAAAGCCAAATCAATTATCAGGAGGACAGATGCAACGTGTTGCTATTGCCCGTGCATTAGCGAATGACCCCGATATTCTATTATGTGACGAGCCGACAGGTGCATTAGATTCAGATACTGGTGTTCAGATTATGGAACTAATTGAAGAGTTGTCACATGAAAAATTAGTTATTATGGTGACACATAATCCAGAATTAGCCGAAAATTATGCAAATCGCATCATCGAATTCAGTGATGGTCAGATTGTGAATGATTCAAATGCATATGACAATACTGTGGCTGCAGATAAATTAAATCTTAAACGAACTAAGATGAGTTACTTTACGGCACTGAGTTTGTCATTTAAAAATATTTGGACGAAAAAAGGTCGAACATTCTTAACAGCCTTTGCATCAAGTATTGGAATTATCGGTATAGCTATCGTACTTTCCTTATCTAATGGTTTCCAAAAGCAAATTGATCAAACACAAGCCGAAACTTTAGCACAGTTTCCTATAACGATTTCTCAGATAGCACAAGATACGTCAACTGAAAATCTTTCGGGTATGGAAAATACAGAAGTAACGTTTCCAGATACAAATGAAGTTATAGTAGACGTAGATGCAAGAGAAGCTTTACAGCACATTAATCCTATTGATGAAGATTTCATAGAGCATGTGGAAAACATTGACCCGGAACTCAGTCAACATATAAACTATGCACGAAGTACTAAACTTAACTTGATGCGTGAGATAGATGGCGAACCTCAAATGGTTCAATTCTCTAACGTAAATCCTGACAATCAAGCGACGGGTGAAATGATGAGTATGATGTCTAATATGACAGGAGTGGGAGTATCAACATTCCCACATAGTTTAGATGAAGACCAGAATACTTTCCTACAAGATAACTACGATGTTTTAGAAGGAAGTTATCCAGAAAATGAAAACGACGTTGTATTGATTGTGGATGGTCGCAATCAAGCTAATTTACATGGTTTAAACAATCTTGGTTTTGAAGTTTCAGAAGGTGACACAATACCGTTCGAAGATATAGTAGGAACGGAAGTATCTTTAATTTATAATGATGCTTATTTCCAAGAGTTACCAACGGGAAATTTTGTGCCTAATCAAGATTTAGAAGATGTTTATAATAATGAAAACAACGAAACTATTACGGTAACTGGTGTTCTTCGTATTAAAGAAGACTCGCCAATGGATTTATTGGCACCTGGTATAGCTTATAGTGATTTATTAGCTCAAAAAGTAGTGAGCCAAAACCAAGAATCAGAAATTGTTCAAGCTCAGGAAGAGTCAGATGTCAACGTAATGACAAATGAAACTTTAGAAGGTGATTCAAAAGATCAGTTTATGACTTACTTAGGCGCAAGCGAGATTCCGAATACGATAATGATTTATCCGAATAACTTTGAAGCAAAAGATCAAGTTTTAACTTACTTGGATGAATTTAATGAAGGAAAAGAGAGCGAAGATAAGATTATATATTCAGACTTAGCAGGAACAATGACTGAGTTGACGGGTGGCTTGATGGATGCAATCACGTATGTATTAATCGCATTCGCCGCAATCTCTCTAATCACAAGTATGATTATGATTAGTATAATTACTTACACATCTGTATTAGAAAGAACGAAAGAAATTGGAGTTCTAAAAGCCTTGGGTGCACGCAAGAAAGATATCACACGTGTATTTGATGCTGAAACATTAATTTTAGGAGTTTTCTCAGGTGTTATCGGAGTTGCTGTAGCATACTTAGCTACACTCCCAATTAACACAATTATTGAATCTTTAACTGGACTTACAAATGTAGCTCAATTAGATCCAATGCACGCAATGGCATTAATTATTATTAGTACGATATTAACGGTATTAGGTGGTCATATCCCAGCTAGAATGGCAGCACAGAAAGATGCTGCAATCGCGTTAAGAGCAGATTAA